DNA sequence from the Suricata suricatta isolate VVHF042 chromosome 14, meerkat_22Aug2017_6uvM2_HiC, whole genome shotgun sequence genome:
AGATGGAACGGGAGCTCGTGGAGCTGAGGGAGCGGGAGCGGCTGCTGGTCACCTTCCCAGACCTGCACACACCCATCGAGGCCCAGATCCCAAGTAGGGACCCAGAGGTGGTGGCAAGACCACATTGGGGCCTGGACAGGCAGCTGAGAGTTTCCCTGGGCAAGACACTGGGGTCTGCAACTCCCTAGCCTGCAGCGTAGCCCCTAACAGAGCTCCCAGGACACACAGTGTGTCATGTATTATCTACTCTGTGTAGATGGGGACACAGAAGCCCAGAGGTGAGGTGACTGCCCACTGTCACACAGCTGAGTCCAGGTACAGGTCTAACACTGCCGCCTGTGTTCTTTACCATATCACATGCCAGTCCTTACTCAACTTCCTAGTGTCCCCATCCTGGTGTCTCCCCAAACCACACCACGGGGCTAGCTCCAGGGGCACAGCCACAGTTGTCCAGCGTCCCGTGTCATGCAGTCCATGGCACAGGAGTGCTAATTAACCCGTCTTAGCCCAGGATTGGATGCCTGGCAACCTGGATTCTCATTCCAGCCCCTCTAGCCCTCACCCCTAGGGGTGAATCTACTTGCAGAGGTACCAGGAAGATCCACCACAATTTAGCTGCAAATGATAAGTCATCAGTCCTGAGCACTGCGTTCAACGCCCTTCCACTGTCCCTTCATCTGCCCCAGAAGGTGGGCAAGAGcccttttaaaaaccacaaaatggAGAACCACAGCAGGCAGCAACTTGCTCAGTTGAGTCATGACTTAATAGAGTCAGAGAAGAAACCTCCATCCCCCAAGTGGTGGGAAAGAATgtctttgctgaattcctgtGACTCATACCTgagctggctgtgtgactttggacagctcactgtctctctgaccctctgaaAACAGGCAGCTTTGACAGGGTCACTTTACAAAGTCTTCAGTGAGCTTGAGGTCCCACCCAGCTCTCAGATTCTACAATGCTGCAGTCACCTCCCAGCAAGTAGGGGTTGGGAAGCAGAGATAAGGCCTCAAAAGGAAGATGAAGCGGGAGGTCAGTACACTGACTCTGCTCAGCTCACCTGTGCTTGCCAGGCCACCACAAACCCAAGGCATACCTCAGCTGGCATGTGTGCCCTCTGAGGTCCTGTTCCACGGGGTGATGTGAGGTACCAGAGAACTTGTCCCCACAGGCTCCAGCAATGTGACAGAAGACATGGAGAAGCAGGTGCAGGCCAACGACATCCGCATCCAAGTCCTGCAGGAGGAGAACGGGCGGCTCCAGTCTATGCTGTCCAAAATCCGGGAGGTAGCCCAGCAGGGAGGCCTCAAGGTGGGCAGCCTGGCTCCCCAACCTGAGAGGGATAGCCCTTGGGGACTTGGAGGAGGCACCTGACCAGCAGGTCTTCAGACCCCACCCTGGGAACCTGTTGAAAGCCTGCCTCATCAACATGTGGCTTACAGGTTTCAAGCAGGCAGGAGAGTGCGACAGTGCCTGCCAACTCCAAATTCCCCCCTCCAGTCCTTGGTACCTTTATTTCAAGTGCAACCAGGAGCCTTGTCAGAAAGCAAAACTTCCCACACTTACTGCAGCTGGGGTAGCCCTGAAGGCTTCCCAAACCTTGTCCCTCAGAGAAAGGGGTGTGGGTTTGggccctccctctcctccatggTGATGATACCCTCTCTGAACAGTACAGAAAATTTCCTGGGCCTTCCTGATATTGGCTTTTTTTGGCAGCTGATCCCACAGGACCAGCTCTGGGCCTCTCCCAGCAAGAACATCCATGGAGCAgcgcccccagcccaggcccagaaCGCATCTCCAGGGTGAGTAAGGCTTTGCCAGAGGTGGGGCAGAAGGGTGGGCTGGTCCCCCTCACTCACAGGGGATCCTGCCATCTGGTCCTCCCTCAGGCCCCTGGGCAAGAAGCATCTGCCTAGCAGCAGGACAGCCAGTGCTGGCAGGACCCCACCGTGCCGGCTCCGGGCATCCCCACCTCAGCAGCCCTGCAGCCGGCCGAGCAAGCCCTCCTTGGAGGACATGACCCACTCGACCAACTGTGCTCAGAACCCCATCCGGGCCTTGGCCAGGCTGAGGAGAAGACTGTCACCAGGCCAAGGCCAGGCCAGCCCTGCATATCAGTCCCAGGAGCGGCCCATGTAGCTTGCTGTGGGGTGGGGCTAGAGGGCAGGTGTCTGGCAACCCACTCAAATGTAATAAAGCCCTGGCCATCTGCCCACAGCAACCCTGACCTTACAGCCCTGGCTGAGCCAGGGGAAGAGTCCTTCCTTCCCCATTCTGGGCAGGGACCACCTAGTCCCCAGTCAGGTAAGTCACCTGCCAGCAGAGGCCTGGCACACTGTGAGCCCTCAGTAAATGGGCATAGCCTGCCTCCATCCTGACAGGGTTATGGGAGAAGACACaccaaggagagaaagaagagctgGGCCAGGTGAAAGGCCCACAGCGAGGGCAAAAGGGTGATGTGGACTCAGTGACCCCTACCAATAAAGAGCAGGGTCAGGGTAAGGGATGTATCAGGGAAGGAGAGCTGCTCCCAAGGTAGGTCCAGTAAAGGTGTATGAGGCAGAAAGGTGTCGGAGAACAGAGTCCCGGCTCTGGGCTCACAGAGGCACGCAGAGGGCAGGGAAGCCTTCCACAGCCccaggctgggcctggggcctCCTGCCCCACCTCTGAACCTGGGATGAGCACATTAAGGACCCAAGAAAGGCAGCCCTCCTTTTACTGAGGAACTGTTCACCTTCAAGAAATGTGAGTCACAAGGGCTTTTCTAAATCCGGGAGGTTGGATTACTATAAGGCAAGGCAGGGCCTCACCTAACCAGACACCCAGCAAGCCCTGGCTTTCCCAGGCCTGTCTCTTGGGGCCCAGGCACTGACACCAGGCCCATGGTCCAGTTTTCCTCACAAAGCCTCCAGCCGGCTCTGAGTCACTCATCAGTGAAGGATAAGCTCGAAGGCCTTGCTGAAGGCTTCTCATGGTAGACACTCCCAGCTTCCTATGACATTTTCCCCTGGTGAGGAGGCCAGCAGGCAGTGTGCCTCAATTTACAGAGAAGGGTCAAGACGGGCCACGTGTGTAGCTGAGCTGGCATGGCCACTGTCTGCCCAACTCTTGCTTCTGTGGAACCCGGCATTCCTGAGGGAGGCTGGGatgccctggccctgcccctcacAGGTGAGATCCTGCCTTAGGGTGGGGTCCCTGAGGCAGGAGGCATGGACCCAAATCCAGGGAGAGGACCCATCAGTTCAGCTCCCCTCTGCTTAtaattctgtaggtcagaagtccaagcaggccctgtgacTGGCTTCTCTGTTCAGGTTCTTAAAAGACTCACATCAAAGTATCTGCCAGGTTATATTCCTTTCTGACAGCTCTGGGAAAGAAGCCATTCCCAGGCTCATTCTAACTGTTGGCAGAACTTCCATTCTTGAAGCTATAGGACTGAGGTCCACTTCTTTGCTGGCCACTGGCAGCAGGGGCCATTCTTAGCTTTTAGAGGCTGTCTGCCTTCCTTGCCAAGAGGTCCCCTCCATCTTTAAGTTAGCAACAGAGAATTTCTCATGCATTGAATGCCCTTCCTGCTTCAACTTTCTGACTTCCTCTTCTTCCGCCAACCAGAGAAAACTCTCTGCTTCTACTAGGCTCTTGTGTTAGGTTAGGACCTCTTGGATATTTTCCTTATCTTAAGGTCAGCTGTGCCATATAACATAACCTAATCATAGGAGTTAAATCCATTAGACTCACAGTTGCAGGTTTATAACAGGGGATGTTCTGGAGGGCTGGGAGATCTTGGGGCCCATCTTAGAATCTACCGCTCATGCAGTAGAGCCCAAAGTGActtttctgtcttaaaatatCCACACAAATCTGACAgcttatgttaaaatatatccATGTTTACTTCAATATTAAACTTCCCCTACCCCAAATCTAAAAAAACTGGCTGCCCCTAAAAGATGCACCACATTTATCCTGCAGCTTCAAGTATCCTGGTTGGCAACCTGTAGCCCTGCCAAGAAGCACAGGACTGGATGGCTCCTGAGGCTTCTGGTCCCAGCCAGGCCTGGAAGGGGGAGCCCAGCCTGACAGGCAGTAGCACTCACAGCTCCCAGTGTCTGAGGGCTGAGGGCAGTATCAGTGGAGGGGCCTCTGGGTTGAACATCACAGCCTGACCAAGATGTGTCCTGAAAGACTGTCAGGCAAGGGTGTCCCCAAGGCCATACAGCTCCTTCCACAACCCAAACCCCAATAAATAAGCACAAAGCTGGGCCAGCCACTGCAGCCTCAGCCCCCAGGGATGCCCAGACTGGCAGGTCAGAGAGCTGCCAGAGCCCTGGGAACAGCTGCGCCGCCCCACACCCTCTTTCCCAGGGCCCCACCCTGGGTCATGGGAGTTGCCTTGTGGGgacaaaagacacacacaccccaggatGGCAGAGAAGGGCCCCACAGTGGCTTCTCGCTCTTGACTGGCAGGTCCAGACCCTGCATCCTTAACTGGGGGCTGTGGTCCCTCTTTCCCAGTACGAATGTGATGAGGTGCCTTGCTCCCTAGCAGGGGAGGCCCCTATCCTTCCTCCCACTGGCAGAGCTTCCCGTCCATCTGCTGTTCTGTTCCACGAGCACAGGCCTAGGGCCAGGATGCAGGTGGGAGGGTCCCTGGCCCATGTGCAGAGACCCAGCTGCGGCAGCTAATCATCTGAGTAGCGGTTCCctgcaggggaggaggaaaaaacaggGAGGGTAGGGTCAGGTGGGAAGCAGCTATACAGCCAGTCAAGGGCCCCCACCCTTGGTGCTTACCCAGGACATTGAATTTGCACAGCGGGCAGGTCTGCTGGAGCATCAGCCAGGGGTCCACGCAGTCTCGGTGAAACTCATGCTTACAGGGCAGCACCCGGAGCCACTGCAGGGTGTGAGGCAAGGGTTCAGGCCCCAGAGTCAAGCCTCCAAGTGGGGATGCCTGGCCCCCACCTTAGCTGGGGAAATGAAAGTTCTGTGGCCTATCCCCAGCCCCCTACTCTGCTTTCCTAGTTATAGTGGGGTCTGGGAGGGTAAGGGCCTGGTGGGAATGGTTCTGGGGTCTCTCTGGAGTGCAGTGAGAGGCATCATGGGTCAGCTGATGGCTGGCTTCTGCCCAGGGCACTAACCTGCTTGTTGCAGAAGTAGTCCAAACACACAGCGCAGGTCTCAGCACCAGGCTCTGGGAGCCCCTGTGCTGCCCGGCCCAGACGGCAGCGCCGGGTCTTGAGTGATGCCAGTCTCCGCACCACGCGGCGCTTGAACAGATCCACCTGTTGGGGGAAGGCAGGCACAGTTAGAGGGTaggctggagggctgggggcacTGGGGCTCCCAGGAGCTGGATCTCACCTGGCCTCCAGGCTCCCGCTGGTTCTGCCTTGATGCCTGCCGCTGGGCCTGGACCACAAGGCCTGTGCACAGGAGCATGGCCACCAGCAGGATGGCGTTCCATAGCTGCTGCAGGGGCttctggggagaggagcagggtgTCGGGGTCCTGGGGCCACTCCACACTCTTCCCACAGTAAATCCACTCCAAGGACCAGGCCAGTAAGGTCCATTGGCATTGTGTCCCTGCAGGCTCCTGGCTTCCTCTTCTAAAGCCTCTGTCTCTCCCATCTGTGTGCTGCCAGGGTCTGCCTTGGCTGTCTACACAACTCTTCATCCAACTGCTGAGGGGACCCACATGtgtccccagcccaggcctctcTTGGGCAACAAACTCAGTATGTTTTGCATACTTGGAAGCTTCTCTCTGGGAGCCTTACAGACTCCCCAGCTCAccttcccatccccacccctaaCCCACACTTCTGGTCTACTTTCTTGGGCACCCACTTCCATAAGGGTAGAGCATTCACATGTTCCCCTGTGGCTTCAGGCTTAGGGGTCTCATGcatcccttccctccatcccaccCATCCACTCCTTGGGTGACCTGCTCCAGCCTCACTAGCCTATTTCCCACAGCCACAGGATCTCACTCTGATCATGCAGGACCCCTGCCGGACACTCTTCCCTGCAATGGCcccactccctacccccaccctcagGAGAAAACTCAAACTCCTCTAGCAGCCCTCTGGCAAGACCCTAGATCTCCCACCCGCTCTGCTCCTTGCTCCTTCTTATATGTTCCCAGTtcttcctcaccccttcccctggCTAAAGCCTTTGGAAGCCCCTTGCTCAAGAGCTCTCCCTGACCACCAGGGCTAAGCAAACGCTCCCACttgcctccccctgcccagcccagccctcctcaCACTCTCTACTGTGTGCTTCCTTGCCACTACCCTTGGTGGTCTTCAAACTCTCACTAGCAGGAGGAAACCACATCTGACCTGCCTCAGCCTTTTTGAGGCCCCTGAGGGCCTCAGAGGTGGGGTCATGCAGTGACCTTGACTTAACTCCCCCCACAACAATGTGGCAACTGGACTTTGAGTATGAAACAGCTGGCTCAGGAAATGATGTGGCAGAGTAAGCAAAATCCAGCCAGCTAACCCACACAGGCCCACCGTTTCACAGGGTCTTTGGATGTGTTAGGACAAAtgaatgtattcatttaaaagcTTTCTACATTCCTGGTAGCTTTCTTCCATCATGTTCTTCCTCAGCCAACAATGAAGTTCAACTATCATCATGTTGGGGGAGAGAGGCCGAGAAATGATTCGCTACTGAAAGAGAACACCACTCTGGACAAAGCTGGATGCTGCTAGTGTCACAAGATGTTAATCTTGCTCAGCGGTGGCACTCTAGAGACCATTATGAAGAGATGTCAGTGAGCCCTAGCTTTCCGCTCCTCACCCTCTCTCATCTggtctctgtgtccctgtctccctTGTACACCTGCTCCAGGAAGCTCTCCCCAACCCCCTAGGCTGAGCTCAGATGCATCTGCTATGCCCCAGAGGGCCCATGCCCACCACCAGCTCAGTGCTCAACCCAGCAGAGTGACAGCCATGGCCTACCTCCTCCCCAGGTGGGGCCCCATGAGCCCAGGGCTGAAGCTGCCCTGCTGAGCCAGGCGGACACGTGGTAGGACTCAGTGGCTACTGCAGTGTAAGCTCTCCAGGGAGGAACCTGGAGCTCCATGCCTTGGAGCAGCCTGGAAGCACTGGGTGGATGGAGGGCATGGCTACCTCAGAGCTCTGCTGCAGGCTGGAGACCAGTCTCCCCAGGCCCAGCACATTTGAGGGACACCCAGGTGAGGAGTGAGGGCAGGGTCTGTCCATCAGAGCAGTAAGGGAGCGGTTCATCTGACCCTTCTGATACATGGGTGCTGTAGCTCTGGATTTTGAGGCTGGAAGGATGATGACTAGGCCCTCGGATGGGGGCTGAGAGCTGGCTCCAGCCACCCTTAAGACACCTCCGCTATTATGGCTAGCCAACTATTGCATGGGCCTACCCTGGCCAGCAGCAGGGCTGTTCAGCTTTGCCCTCTGTACTAGCCAGGCTGATCTGAAGACTGTGTACATTCCCACCTCCAGGCTCGTTGCTCAGCCTCCCCCTTCCCTACCTCCGGCCTTTCTGCAGGCACTTCCTCTCATCTGACAGCCCCTCACCAAAGGCCTGCCCCACCCAGAGGTCTGTGTGGGCTGCCCTCCAGGGAGAAATACAGTGGGACTCCGTTTACTTCCAGAAAGCCCTTCCATTCCCGGAGTCCAGTGGCCGCTCCTTCCCTTCACAGAACTGTGGTTCAGTTTCCGCTGCTCAAACAGGAATTAGTACAAGCTGGGCTGAACTGAGAAGGCCTTTTCATGTGAGAGATCTTCCCTGCTTGTCTTTGAGCCCTTCAAGACAGAGCCCAGGTTATCACAGGGCTTTTGGGCCCTCCACAGCCCTTCCCATGGAGCCCTTAGTGTCCTAGGATATCAAAAGTTATCTGATGGCTGCTAACTTATTCAAGAactcctaggggcgcctgggtggctcagtcagttaagtgtctgacttcggctcaggtcatgatcttgcagttcgtgagttcaagccctgcactgggttctgtgctgacagctcagagcctggggcctgtttcagattctgtgtctccctctctctctgcccctcccccacttgtgttctgtctctgtctcaaaaataaataaaaaagaatttctaacaATGAAGATATTCATAGTAGCAGCACCTGCCTATCTGCTCCATGCCCCCTGTGAGCTTTATGTATACACCCCCTGGCAACCCTGTGGCTGTGTGCTGGCCTTGGTTTACAAGCAAGGGACATGAGATCAGAGACGTTAAACACACAGCCTGAGATCACTCAGCTAAAGTTGCAAGTCTGCCTGACTTGAAGCTGCCCTGCATGGTCCACACCCACCAACACCTACCGGAGGCTGCCTACCAGGAGACCAGGACATGCCTGCCCCGCAAAGAGTAGGCACTCGAGAAATGCTTGTGGATGGAGTATTGAAAAATCCAGAGACAAGTAAGACATAGCCCCAGCCTTCAGGAGACACCCATTCCCTGACATGCATGCAGGATGGCCTGTTCTAAGAACCCTGAGAAGGGTCTGACAAAGCACTGCTGTGAtttagaagagggagagaggaatagTGAGGTAGGTTGTGAGGGAAGCTTTCCAAATAAGGCAGGCAGATGGGGACATAtggaaacagaggaaaaaatgcaGGCATGGACAAGGCCTAGTGGAGGAGACCAGGGTGTGTGTGAAGGCCAGAAAATAGCACAGGGTGCAGaacataaagagaaaggaaagaaaggataggGGAGTAATTAGGAGAGCTGTGAAAGCCAGACTAAGGAGTCTGAATTTTATTCTGCAGGCAATGGGCAGCCAAAGAGGGCTTCTGGGTGGGAGAATAACATGACAATAGCAGCTGACACTGTGCATGACTCCagtcaggcactgcactgagcaCCCACCATGTCATTGATTACTCATTTCAGCCCTGGCAGGTGGAAGAAGTGGTTCTGGCCACCCAGGTGAGGAGAGGCCACAAGATCAGAGACAAGGCATGTGCGGGGCCCCACCTGAGCCTCCTCCCCTCAGGCACCCACCTGCTCCTGGGCCCGACTGCCTCCCAGGCACACCAGGTCCTGCCATCCTCCGTAGCCATCCTTGGAGAGGCCACAGGTGGTCCACAGGGTCAGCTTCCACTCGATATTGGCTGACAGGGACTCTCCGCTGGTGATCTCAGCTGTGGCCTGGGTCCTCCTGGGTGGGAAAGCCACAGGGGCCAGACGGAAGGATTCTTGGGAGGAGAGGCCCAGAACCATCCACCCCAACCttgtaagaaaaaaaggataCCCCCAAGTATCCTCCCACAGCCCTTCTGCTTTGGCCCCCAGGCCCTTCCTGGCTATTGGTTTTTCCAGTTCTATCAGCCAGGCCAAGGAGGCCTGCAAGTCCCAGAAAGAACCTGTCAATCAGGAATCCAAATTCTTCCTTGCTGGAGCCAAATTCCCCTCTGTCCCTAGAACTGTCTCTTTGCTCCAGGCCCTGGCACCTTCTTCCAGTCCCCTCACCCATTTTTCAGACCAAGAGACTATAGCTTTAAGGTTAACAGGAAAAGCGCTGATCCTGAGACCCCTGAGACCATGGCAGATTCAGGGACCCCTCAGTACCAAGGCTCCCAGACCCAGTCCTTTAGAACCCAAACCCCAACTTACTGCAGCAGGGCCTCCAGTAGCTTGGTGACATTGGAAGAATAATGGAGGACAATCACTGGTCTGAGCAGAAGCTGCGATATGTCTAGCTGTTAATGGACAAGAAGGTCAGCTGGCCTTGGCCCCTTCTTCCCTGGCTTGCACACCCCCACTGCCTGAACAGGTTTACCTCTCGGACAACATTGTGGTTCAAGATGaggaggagcagggcagaggctcCCAGGAAGAGCGCCCTCCGCATCTGCAGGGGGACGGAGACAGAAGCTAGCAGGCACCCTGCCCACACACCTGCCTCACCACCCACGATGCAGTTCTTAGCTCCTGGTTCTGCAGTAGGTGTTTCCTCTGGACAGACTGGCTGTACACCCTTTGAGGTCAAGTGCAGAAACTCCTATTCCTCCTGCCATTTCCCCAGATGCTCTGTAGGACCCAAAtgattctgtgccttccctgGTCCTAGCAGGACAGGCCTGCTCCTGGACCCTCGGCAGGAACTCCCCATCTGATACTCTCAGAGCCTAATAAAGCTTCCTGACTCTCTCtggccacctcccacctccctgcttCCACTCCATACTGactcaattttaaaaactgggggCCCTTGCCTCACCCAGGCCCAGGGTTTCTCTAGAAGCTTCTTAGGGGCTCACATGGTAATCTAGCTCTAGCAGATGCCTTGAAACCGCTTCCTCCAGCCCCCTTTCCCATATACACCCCCTGCACCTGCTGGACCAGGGCCTTAGGATAGGCCTGCGGGCCGCTGCCCTGACTCTCCTGGTGGAACTGGGCCGCCTGCTCCTTGCCCACGTATGCCACTGCAATCCAGCCTTCTACCGGCACCTCCTGCTCAGCATCCACGATGTCCATCTGTGGGGCAAGGGAccatgggcagagggaggagggggaagaaaaggggtCGGACACACAGAGGGTTCAAGGCCAGGGTTTGGAAGGGAGTTTGAAGGGGAGAGCCTCTGGATTCAGGATTTGCAAGCCGGGAATCTGGGGCCTGGACAGCCTGGGGTGAGGCCCTGGGCTGCTAGGGCTTGGTCCAGGATGAAGGCCGGACCTGGGTGCGGAGCCAGATGGCTCGGCTGCGCTCACCAGCAGCAGGCGACCGCCCAGCGTGGGTGCTGGGTCGGCTTCGGGGCCAATCCTGACGCCCTCCAGGATCAGAGCGTCCTGCCGCGGCAGCCTCACGTCCACCCTCACCGCGcgagccccgccccgccccgccctggccGCAGGCTCGCTGCCGTCTGCCGCGGCCCCAGGTCCCGCCAGGCCCAGCCAGAGCGGCAGCAGGGACAGCAGTAGCNNNNNNNNNNNNNNNNNNNNNNNNNNNNNNNNNNNNNNNNNNNNNNNNNNNNNNNNNNN
Encoded proteins:
- the RNF215 gene encoding RING finger protein 215, whose amino-acid sequence is MGPAARPALRSPPPPPPPPPSXXXLLLSLLPLWLGLAGPGAAADGSEPAARAGRGGARAVRVDVRLPRQDALILEGVRIGPEADPAPTLGGRLLLMDIVDAEQEVPVEGWIAVAYVGKEQAAQFHQESQGSGPQAYPKALVQQMRRALFLGASALLLLILNHNVVRELDISQLLLRPVIVLHYSSNVTKLLEALLQRTQATAEITSGESLSANIEWKLTLWTTCGLSKDGYGGWQDLVCLGGSRAQEQKPLQQLWNAILLVAMLLCTGLVVQAQRQASRQNQREPGGQVDLFKRRVVRRLASLKTRRCRLGRAAQGLPEPGAETCAVCLDYFCNKQWLRVLPCKHEFHRDCVDPWLMLQQTCPLCKFNVLGNRYSDD